The genomic window GCCAAGAGATTTTAAAGGAAATCCGCTCCCTTGCAGCCCAAGGAGTTAAAGAGGTTACCCTGCTTGGACAAAATGTGAATTCCTACGGCCAAACATCGCCGGGAGAGTTGGATTTTGTAAAACTTTTAAAGGCGGTCCAGGAAATTGCCGGCATAGAGCGCATCCGTTTTACAACTTCGCACCCGAAAGACCTTTCAAACCCCCTCATCGAAGCCTTTGGCAAATTCCCCAAACTTTGTGAACACATCCATCTTCCCCTGCAATCCGGATCTGCCCGCATCCTGCAACGAATGAATCGGGGTTACTCCCCCGAAGATTACCTAAGGAAGATTCGAGACCTTCGCCAGTCCTGCCCGGGAATCAGCGTCACTACCGATATGATCGTAGGATTTCCAGGGGAAGAAGAAGAAGATTTTCACGCCAGCATGGAGATGATCGAGAAAGTACAATTCGATGATCTTTTTTCTTTCAAATATTCAGATCGACCAGGTACCCGGGCTACTCTCTTTAACGAAAAAGTTCCTGAAGAAATTGGCCAGCGCAGGTTGGTAGAGTTGCAGGCCTTACAGAGAAAGATTACTTGGAAGCGGATTAAAGCCTGGGAAGAAAAAGAAGTGGAAGTTTTGGTGGAGGGACGAAGTAAAGCCAATGCCGCGGAAAACATGGGAAGGACCCGCACCAACCATATCGTCAATTTTCCAGGAAAAACTTTAGCCTCAGGTTCGATGGTGCGGCTTAGAATTCAAAAGGCTTACGCCCACAGCCTGCGGGGAAAAGAGATTTTATGATTGACCTCCATACTCACAGCCTTTTTAGCGATGGGGAACTTTTGCCATCGGAATTGGTCCGCCGAGCTTCGGTCATAGGCTGCCAAGCCGTGGCGATAACGGATCATGCGGATTCTTCCAACCTCGATTGGGTAATTCCCAGGATGGTTCAAGTTTGCCGGGATTTAAAAGCCCACTGGCAGGTACGAGCCATCCCCGGGGTGGAACTCACCCACATTCCTCCCGATCTCATTTCCCCTTTAACGGTTCGAGCAAGGACCTTGGGGGCTCAAATCGTTCTCGTTCATGGTGAAACCATAGTTGAACCCGTGCCGCCGGGTACCAACCAGCAGGCCATCGCTGCCGGAGTTGATATTCTGGCCCACCCCGGCTTGATCGCCGAAGAAGAGGTGGTCCTGGCCAGAGAGAAGGGAGTTTTTTTAGAGATCACGGCGAGGAAGGGACACAGTCTGACCAACGGGCATGTGGCCCGCCTGGCCAAAAAAGTAGGGGCTTCCCTGGTCTTAAATACAGATACCCACGCACCCGATGACTTGATCTCCCAGGACTATGCCTTGAAAATAGCCCTGGGAGCCGGTCTTACAAACGAAGATTTCGAGCGGATGCAGGAAAACGCTTGGAAGATTCTCGACCGGATGAGTTGACTTCAACAACTTCCGGACTTGCTTCACGTCCGAAATTCAGACTTGATTCTCAAGCCCCCGTCCATGGCTTCTTTCTTTTCGCCAACCTCTTCCATCTTGATGCGCAGTCTCAGGTCATTCGCGCTATCTGCGTAGGCAATGGCGTTGTCATAGTCAATGGTTCCCTGCTGATAAAAAGCGAAGATGGATTGATCGAAAGTCTGCATGTCCTCCATATTTCCTTCCGCCATGGTTTCTTTGATGAGGTCGATCTGCGCTTTTTGGGTAAGGTCCTTGATCCGGGGAGTATCCAGGAGAATTTCCACGGCGGCGACCCGCATGCCGTCGATACGGGGGATCAATCGTTGGGAAATGATGGCCCGGAGGTTCAGAGAGAGCTGTAAATAGATTTGCATGTGCCTTTCCGGGGGGAAAAAATTCATGATGCGTTCGATCGTTTGATTGGCGTTATTAGCATGAATGGTTCCCAGGCAAAGGTGTCCGGTTTCCGCGTAATCAATGGCTGCTTCCATTGTCTCGACGTCCCTGACCTCACCGATCAGGATCACATCCGGAGCCTGGCGCAGAGTGTGTTTTAAGGCGCTGCCATACCCATGCGTGTCGATCCCAATCTCCCTTTGGGTAATGATGGATTTTTTATGGGTATGGACGAATTCAATTGGATCCTCAATGGTGACGATGTGACCTGGAGCGGTGGAGTTGCGGTAATCGATGAGGGCCGCCAGGGTGGTGGATTTCCCCGAACCGGTCCGACCGGCGATCAGGACCAGGCCCCGCTTGGTCATGGCGATATTTTTGAAGATCTGCGGCAAGGCGAGATCGTCTATGGTCTTGATATAAATCTTAATATGCCGCATGACCATCCCGAAAGACCCCCGCTGACGGAAGATATTTACCCGAAACCGCCCGAGGTCGGGATAGGCAATGGCCAGATTCATTTCCCACCTGCGGGCAAAGTACGTTTTCTGGATCTGGCTCATGAGAGAGAAGGCCATTGTTTCGGTTTCTTCGGGAGTGTATTTACGACTGCCCCAGGGAGAGACAACTCCTTCGACCCGGTACATGGGGGGGCTGTCCACCGTGATATAAAGATCGGAAGCATCCAGCCTGACCATTTCTTCCACAAGCTCACGAATATTGGTACTCATTCCCGTAACCTCCTTAGGAGTTGAAAACGTTCGGGCTGCTGGCAAAATAGAGGCACTGCTCTTTGTCGACGATGCCCTTGCTAACCAGCTCTTTCAGGGATTGGTCCAGGGTCATCATGCCGAATTTTTGGCCAGTCTGGATAGTGGAAGGAAGCTGAGCCACCTTGCCTTCCCGGATGAGGTTGCGCACCGCTGGGGTGCCGATCATGATCTCCAGGGCCGGAACGAGCCCACGCCCATCGCGCCGCTTCAGGAGCACCTGAGAAATGACGGCTTGGATAGATTCAGCAAACTGCGCCCGAACCTGGTCCTGCTGAGCCGCCGGAAAAACGTCAATGATCCGGTCGACGGTTTTCGACGCTCCGCTGGTGTGCACGGTGGAGAAAACCAGGTGGCCGGTCTCCGCTGCGGTTAAGGCCAGAGAAATGGTTTCCAAGTCGCGCATTTCTCCCACCAGGATAATGTCCGGATCCTCACGCAGGGCGCTGCGCAAAGCATTGGCAAAGCTGTGGGTATGAGAACCAAGTTCACGCTGGTTGATCAGGCATTTCTTGGAATCGTGGACGAATTCAATGGGGTCTTCGATGGTAATGATGTGGCCATTGAGGGAATTGTTGAGGATATCGATCATAGCCGCCAGGGTGGTGGATTTTCCGCTCCCCGTGGGCCCGGTAACCAGCACCAGACCGCGTTCGTTCTTCGTGACCTCCCGGAGGGATTTTGGTAAACCCAATTGCTCTATTGTCAAAATTTTCGACGGAATGACCCGAAAGACGACTCCTTCTCCCCGGGCCTGGCGAAAGGCATTTACTCGGAAACGGGCAATTCCTTTCAAGTCAATAGAAAAATCTAATTCGTGCATTTCCTCGAATCGCTTCCGCTGCTGGTCATTGAGGATGTCATAGAGCATCATATGTAAATTTTCCTTAGATATAGGAGGCATCTCAATGCGCTTCATCTCGCCGTGGATCCGAACCATAGGCGATTCTCCAGCGCTTAAGTGCAGGTCCGAGGCGTTTTCTTTTTGAACGAAGATTAAAAGTTCAGAAATATCCATTTTTCCGTTCCTCCTAAGGGAAAAAATAGTTTTATTACACTGGAAAAAATTAAAAATGTCAAGTGAATTGATAACTAACCATCGATCACTTTTCCTTATCGACCCGCTTATTTAATTCCTTTATCTTAAACCTAACCCGGCATAGCCGGAACCAAACAGGGTTAATAAAAATCCAAAATCCGAACTTTCTCTGATTTCAGATTTGAGATTTAAGATTTCAGATTGAAGTTTTTATTTTTTCAATCTGCAATCTGCAATGGTTCTGATTCCGTGCTTCGGATTTTGAATGTTTCCCGATCCATAACACTTTGTTGCCATTTTGGGCACAACTTCATCCGCAAGGGACCAATAGAATCCTGCTGAATCGGGGAGAAAGAAATTGAAATAAGAAACCGATGTGTTAGAATAGAATGCACGCGGAGCAAAGTAGGGGCACGGTGACCGTGCCCCTACATCAGATGCCAGGCGCGCAATCCCTCGAAGCACGGGACAGATGGACTTTTTACGAAGTCATCAATGATTAGCAATGATAGATTCCTTAGATCATTGGATAGACAATTTTTTACATCACCTAACCGTGGAAAAAGGGTTGAGCCGGAATACGCTCGAAGCATACGCCCGGGATCTTCAGGGATACGCTTTTCTTTTGCGGGAAGGGGGTATCGCTAGCGTTGAGGGCAGTTCGGTCGAACAAGCCATGGGATATTTCCGCCATCTGCGGCGGAAAGGCCTCTCGGCCAGAAGCCAAGCCCGAGTCCTTTCCACCCTGAAGGGTTTCCATAAATTTCTTGTGGAGGAGCGGGCCGTAAAGGAGAATCCCCTGCGTCGTCTGCGAAACCCTAAGTTTGCCCCCAAGCTCCCTTCGGTGTTGTCCTCCGTGGAGGTTGAAAATTTATTACAGCAGCCTGATCCCCTTCAGCCTTTAGGAATCCGCGATCGGGCGATGCTGGAGCTTCTTTATGCCACTGGTCTCCGGGTCTCTGAGCTGATTCACCTTTCGCTGAATGATGTGAACCTGGAAGTGGGATATGTGCGGACCAAAGGGAAAGGATCGAAAGAGCGGA from Deltaproteobacteria bacterium includes these protein-coding regions:
- a CDS encoding MiaB/RimO family radical SAM methylthiotransferase yields the protein QEILKEIRSLAAQGVKEVTLLGQNVNSYGQTSPGELDFVKLLKAVQEIAGIERIRFTTSHPKDLSNPLIEAFGKFPKLCEHIHLPLQSGSARILQRMNRGYSPEDYLRKIRDLRQSCPGISVTTDMIVGFPGEEEEDFHASMEMIEKVQFDDLFSFKYSDRPGTRATLFNEKVPEEIGQRRLVELQALQRKITWKRIKAWEEKEVEVLVEGRSKANAAENMGRTRTNHIVNFPGKTLASGSMVRLRIQKAYAHSLRGKEIL
- a CDS encoding PilT/PilU family type 4a pilus ATPase is translated as MSTNIRELVEEMVRLDASDLYITVDSPPMYRVEGVVSPWGSRKYTPEETETMAFSLMSQIQKTYFARRWEMNLAIAYPDLGRFRVNIFRQRGSFGMVMRHIKIYIKTIDDLALPQIFKNIAMTKRGLVLIAGRTGSGKSTTLAALIDYRNSTAPGHIVTIEDPIEFVHTHKKSIITQREIGIDTHGYGSALKHTLRQAPDVILIGEVRDVETMEAAIDYAETGHLCLGTIHANNANQTIERIMNFFPPERHMQIYLQLSLNLRAIISQRLIPRIDGMRVAAVEILLDTPRIKDLTQKAQIDLIKETMAEGNMEDMQTFDQSIFAFYQQGTIDYDNAIAYADSANDLRLRIKMEEVGEKKEAMDGGLRIKSEFRT
- a CDS encoding histidinol phosphate phosphatase domain-containing protein — encoded protein: MIDLHTHSLFSDGELLPSELVRRASVIGCQAVAITDHADSSNLDWVIPRMVQVCRDLKAHWQVRAIPGVELTHIPPDLISPLTVRARTLGAQIVLVHGETIVEPVPPGTNQQAIAAGVDILAHPGLIAEEEVVLAREKGVFLEITARKGHSLTNGHVARLAKKVGASLVLNTDTHAPDDLISQDYALKIALGAGLTNEDFERMQENAWKILDRMS
- a CDS encoding type IV pilus twitching motility protein PilT; protein product: MDISELLIFVQKENASDLHLSAGESPMVRIHGEMKRIEMPPISKENLHMMLYDILNDQQRKRFEEMHELDFSIDLKGIARFRVNAFRQARGEGVVFRVIPSKILTIEQLGLPKSLREVTKNERGLVLVTGPTGSGKSTTLAAMIDILNNSLNGHIITIEDPIEFVHDSKKCLINQRELGSHTHSFANALRSALREDPDIILVGEMRDLETISLALTAAETGHLVFSTVHTSGASKTVDRIIDVFPAAQQDQVRAQFAESIQAVISQVLLKRRDGRGLVPALEIMIGTPAVRNLIREGKVAQLPSTIQTGQKFGMMTLDQSLKELVSKGIVDKEQCLYFASSPNVFNS
- the xerD gene encoding site-specific tyrosine recombinase XerD, whose protein sequence is MIDSLDHWIDNFLHHLTVEKGLSRNTLEAYARDLQGYAFLLREGGIASVEGSSVEQAMGYFRHLRRKGLSARSQARVLSTLKGFHKFLVEERAVKENPLRRLRNPKFAPKLPSVLSSVEVENLLQQPDPLQPLGIRDRAMLELLYATGLRVSELIHLSLNDVNLEVGYVRTKGKGSKERIVPIGGAARRALQGYLKGPRSLMARKSTKATLFLGRGGRGITRQGFWKILRKHAQAAGIYKRTTPHMLRHSFATHLLERGADLRSVQSMLGHVDIATTQIYTHVSREHLKQQHQKYHPRG